The following proteins are encoded in a genomic region of Bacteroidota bacterium:
- a CDS encoding ATP-binding protein → MYIHNHPSNSPFLYEAEGKFTATAFEAYNELLRTEIDWLVRVMQLRFPKLDNGTYEFASDANWESLSPPDLRDGKGPYAALVNALELGAEERLLLILTLARQMSRHSLKHLTDILVSHPELQEETGCYFVMPNRSLVFTLNTVLSLIGGNHAGKRGLAFVKLVPESKLVREQILEFETPQNYSIQFGEGEKAPVLAKEYVTFLLNGKPPRPDFGDHFPAKLISTNLSWDHLVVQKATRNEIDWVVQWLSHGKQFTQRAGGKVNTSFPVLFYGPPGTGKTMAAKLIGKQFGKMVFRIDLSMMVSKYIGETEKNLARLFDRAQGKDWILFFDEADSLFSKRTQVSDSHDKWANLETSYLLQRIEEYDGLCILATNLRDNIDAAMLRRFQYTIHFPRPTEELREQLWKTLLPEGYQFDELDFRKLRVQDLTGANIANVLNHACLAAEADGRTVLKNAEIVQFMALELMKESRTLKSTEHIK, encoded by the coding sequence ATGTACATCCACAATCACCCTTCAAACAGTCCGTTTCTTTATGAAGCGGAAGGAAAATTCACAGCCACCGCATTTGAGGCGTATAATGAATTACTGCGTACAGAAATAGACTGGCTGGTGCGGGTTATGCAGTTGCGTTTTCCGAAGCTGGATAACGGCACGTATGAATTTGCTTCCGATGCAAACTGGGAATCCCTTTCTCCGCCCGATTTACGCGATGGCAAAGGGCCGTATGCAGCTCTGGTAAATGCGCTCGAACTTGGTGCCGAGGAGCGCCTGCTGCTCATACTCACATTAGCAAGGCAAATGAGCCGGCACTCGCTCAAACACCTCACTGATATTCTGGTAAGTCATCCTGAACTGCAGGAAGAAACAGGATGTTATTTTGTGATGCCCAACCGCTCACTGGTATTTACATTAAATACAGTGCTCAGTCTTATTGGCGGCAATCATGCCGGAAAACGTGGCTTGGCGTTCGTGAAATTAGTGCCTGAAAGCAAGTTGGTGCGCGAACAGATTCTCGAATTTGAAACACCTCAGAATTACAGCATTCAATTCGGTGAAGGTGAAAAAGCGCCGGTGCTGGCCAAAGAGTATGTTACATTTCTGCTCAACGGAAAACCTCCCCGTCCTGATTTCGGCGATCATTTCCCGGCCAAACTCATCAGCACCAATCTCAGCTGGGATCATCTTGTGGTGCAGAAAGCCACGCGCAATGAAATAGACTGGGTGGTGCAATGGCTCAGCCACGGCAAGCAGTTTACCCAACGCGCCGGCGGCAAGGTAAACACCAGCTTTCCCGTGTTGTTTTACGGCCCTCCGGGCACAGGCAAAACAATGGCGGCAAAACTCATCGGCAAACAGTTTGGTAAGATGGTGTTTCGCATCGACCTCTCCATGATGGTAAGCAAATACATTGGCGAAACTGAAAAAAATCTTGCCCGCCTGTTTGACCGCGCACAGGGCAAAGACTGGATTCTGTTCTTCGACGAGGCCGATTCGTTGTTCAGCAAACGCACACAGGTAAGCGACTCGCACGACAAGTGGGCGAACCTCGAAACAAGTTACCTCCTGCAACGTATTGAAGAGTACGATGGCCTCTGCATCCTCGCCACCAACCTGCGCGATAATATTGATGCGGCCATGCTGCGCCGTTTTCAGTACACCATTCATTTTCCGCGTCCCACCGAAGAACTCCGCGAGCAACTCTGGAAAACGCTTTTGCCCGAAGGCTACCAGTTTGATGAACTCGACTTCCGCAAACTCCGCGTGCAGGATTTAACCGGTGCCAACATTGCCAACGTGCTCAACCACGCCTGCCTTGCCGCCGAAGCCGACGGAAGAACCGTATTGAAGAACGCCGAAATCGTACAATTCATGGCGCTTGAACTCATGAAGGAAAGCCGCACGCTGAAATCAACCGAGCATATTAAGTAA